From a region of the Sander lucioperca isolate FBNREF2018 chromosome 8, SLUC_FBN_1.2, whole genome shotgun sequence genome:
- the igf2bp2a gene encoding insulin-like growth factor 2 mRNA-binding protein 2a isoform X3: MSWSRKIQIRNIPPHLQWEVLDGLLAQYGTVENVEQVNTDTETAVVNVTYATKEEAKEAIEKLTGHQFEDYSLKVSYIVDMDAAPPDQAPRTRRGGRSSRDQGASQPGPSGDFGTLRTRQHDFPLRMLVPTQFVGAIIGKEGLTIKNVTKQTQSKVDIHRKENAGAAEKPITIHSTPDGCSSACRMILDIMQKEANETKTTEDIPLKILAHNSLVGRLIGKEGRNLKKIEEETGTKITISSLQDLTIYNPERTITVKGSLEACCKAEVEIMKKLREAYENDIAAINQQANLIPGLNLNALGIFSSGLPVLPPAAGPRGAVPPVAPAGYNPFLSHSSHLSGLYGVPPASAITHQHSQQAPEQEVVYLFIPTQAVGALIGKKGQHIKQLAHFAGASIKIAPADTPDVTERMVIITGTPEAQFKAQGRIFGKLKEENFFSAKEEVKLETHIKVPSTAAGRVIGKGGKTVNELQNLTSAEVIVPRDQTPDENDEVFVKITGHFFASQTAQRKIREIIQQVKQQEQKHQQGAAVSPHYSK; this comes from the exons ATGAGCTG GAGTCGGAAGATCCAGATCCGGAACATTCCCCCTCATCTACAGTGGGAG GTTTTGGACGGCCTTCTAGCTCAGTATGGTACTGTAGAAAATGTGGAACAAG TGAACACTGATACAGAAACAGCAGTGGTGAATGTTACGTACGCAACCAAGGAGGAAGCTAAAGA AGCCATTGAGAAGTTAACAGGACACCAGTTCGAGGACTATTCTTTAAAGGTGTCATATATTGTGGACATGGATGCTGCTCCACCCGACCAGGCTCCCCGCACGCGGCGCGGGGGTCGGTCGTCCCGGGACCAGGGCGCCTCTCAGCCCGGGCCCTCAGGAGACTTCGGCACTCTACGCACCAGACAACACGACTTCCCCCTGCGTATGCTCGTGCCTACTCAGTTTGTGGGAGCCATTATTGGCAAGGAGGGCCTCACCATCAAGAATGTCACTAAACAGACACAGTCCAA ggTGGACATTCATCGGAAGGAAAATGCTGGTGCAGCAGAAAAGCCCATCACCATCCACTCAACTCCTGACGGCTGCTCCTCTGCCTGTCGTATGATCCTGGACATCATGCAGAAGGAGGCCAACGAGACCAAGAC gacAGAGGACATCCCTCTGAAGATCCTCGCCCACAACAGCCTTGTGGGCCGGCTGATTGGGAAGGAGGGCCGCAACCTGAAGAAGATCGAGGAGGAGACAGGGACCAAGATTACCATCTCCTC GTTACAAGACTTAACCATTTACAACCCTGAGAGGACCATCACGGTGAAGGGCAGCTTGGAGGCGTGTTGTAAAGCCGAGGTGGAGATCATGAAGAAATTGAGGGAAGCCTACGAGAATGACATTGCTGCTATAAAC CAACAGGCCAACCTGATCCCAGGCTTGAACCTGAACGCTCTGGGCATCTTCTCCTCTGGTCTGCCGGTGCTGCCCCCTGCTGCTGGACCACGTGGTGCAGTGCCCCCTGTGGCACCAGCAGGATACAACCCATTCTTA AGTCACTCTTCACATCTCAGTGGCCTGTACGGGGTTCCTCCAGCAAGTGCCATCACCCACCAGCACTCA CAACAGGCTCCAGAACAGGAGGTTGTCTACCTCTTTATTCCAACTCAGGCAGTCGGGGCCCTGATCGGCAAGAAGGGCCAACACATCAAACAACTCGCCCACTTCGCTGGAGCTTCCATCAAG attgcCCCAGCTGACACCCCAGATGTTACTGAGAGGATGGTTATCATTACTGGAACCCCAGAGGCCCAGTTTAAG GCCCAAGGTCGGATATTTGGGAAGCTGAAAGAGGAGAACTTCTTCTCAGCGAAGGAGGAGGTCAAACTGGAGACGCACATCAAGGTTCCCTCAACTGCAGCTGGCAGGGTCATCGGTAAAGGCGGCAAGACG GTAAATGAGCTGCAGAACCTTACGAGTGCTGAGGTCATTGTACCGCGGGACCAAACTCCAGACGAGAACGACGAGGTCTTTGTGAAAATCACCGGGCATTTCTTTGCCAGCCAG ACTGCACAGAGGAAGATCCGGGAGATCATTCAGCAGGTCAAACAGCAGGAACAGAAACACCAGCAGGGCGCCGCTGTGTCACCGCACTACTCCAAGTGA
- the igf2bp2a gene encoding insulin-like growth factor 2 mRNA-binding protein 2a isoform X2, with amino-acid sequence MGWSDGSGKVELHGKLIEVDYSVPKKLRSRKIQIRNIPPHLQWEVLDGLLAQYGTVENVEQVNTDTETAVVNVTYATKEEAKEAIEKLTGHQFEDYSLKVSYIVDMDAAPPDQAPRTRRGGRSSRDQGASQPGPSGDFGTLRTRQHDFPLRMLVPTQFVGAIIGKEGLTIKNVTKQTQSKVDIHRKENAGAAEKPITIHSTPDGCSSACRMILDIMQKEANETKTTEDIPLKILAHNSLVGRLIGKEGRNLKKIEEETGTKITISSLQDLTIYNPERTITVKGSLEACCKAEVEIMKKLREAYENDIAAINQQANLIPGLNLNALGIFSSGLPVLPPAAGPRGAVPPVAPAGYNPFLSHSSHLSGLYGVPPASAITHQHSQQAPEQEVVYLFIPTQAVGALIGKKGQHIKQLAHFAGASIKIAPADTPDVTERMVIITGTPEAQFKAQGRIFGKLKEENFFSAKEEVKLETHIKVPSTAAGRVIGKGGKTVNELQNLTSAEVIVPRDQTPDENDEVFVKITGHFFASQTAQRKIREIIQQVKQQEQKHQQGAAVSPHYSK; translated from the exons GAGTCGGAAGATCCAGATCCGGAACATTCCCCCTCATCTACAGTGGGAG GTTTTGGACGGCCTTCTAGCTCAGTATGGTACTGTAGAAAATGTGGAACAAG TGAACACTGATACAGAAACAGCAGTGGTGAATGTTACGTACGCAACCAAGGAGGAAGCTAAAGA AGCCATTGAGAAGTTAACAGGACACCAGTTCGAGGACTATTCTTTAAAGGTGTCATATATTGTGGACATGGATGCTGCTCCACCCGACCAGGCTCCCCGCACGCGGCGCGGGGGTCGGTCGTCCCGGGACCAGGGCGCCTCTCAGCCCGGGCCCTCAGGAGACTTCGGCACTCTACGCACCAGACAACACGACTTCCCCCTGCGTATGCTCGTGCCTACTCAGTTTGTGGGAGCCATTATTGGCAAGGAGGGCCTCACCATCAAGAATGTCACTAAACAGACACAGTCCAA ggTGGACATTCATCGGAAGGAAAATGCTGGTGCAGCAGAAAAGCCCATCACCATCCACTCAACTCCTGACGGCTGCTCCTCTGCCTGTCGTATGATCCTGGACATCATGCAGAAGGAGGCCAACGAGACCAAGAC gacAGAGGACATCCCTCTGAAGATCCTCGCCCACAACAGCCTTGTGGGCCGGCTGATTGGGAAGGAGGGCCGCAACCTGAAGAAGATCGAGGAGGAGACAGGGACCAAGATTACCATCTCCTC GTTACAAGACTTAACCATTTACAACCCTGAGAGGACCATCACGGTGAAGGGCAGCTTGGAGGCGTGTTGTAAAGCCGAGGTGGAGATCATGAAGAAATTGAGGGAAGCCTACGAGAATGACATTGCTGCTATAAAC CAACAGGCCAACCTGATCCCAGGCTTGAACCTGAACGCTCTGGGCATCTTCTCCTCTGGTCTGCCGGTGCTGCCCCCTGCTGCTGGACCACGTGGTGCAGTGCCCCCTGTGGCACCAGCAGGATACAACCCATTCTTA AGTCACTCTTCACATCTCAGTGGCCTGTACGGGGTTCCTCCAGCAAGTGCCATCACCCACCAGCACTCA CAACAGGCTCCAGAACAGGAGGTTGTCTACCTCTTTATTCCAACTCAGGCAGTCGGGGCCCTGATCGGCAAGAAGGGCCAACACATCAAACAACTCGCCCACTTCGCTGGAGCTTCCATCAAG attgcCCCAGCTGACACCCCAGATGTTACTGAGAGGATGGTTATCATTACTGGAACCCCAGAGGCCCAGTTTAAG GCCCAAGGTCGGATATTTGGGAAGCTGAAAGAGGAGAACTTCTTCTCAGCGAAGGAGGAGGTCAAACTGGAGACGCACATCAAGGTTCCCTCAACTGCAGCTGGCAGGGTCATCGGTAAAGGCGGCAAGACG GTAAATGAGCTGCAGAACCTTACGAGTGCTGAGGTCATTGTACCGCGGGACCAAACTCCAGACGAGAACGACGAGGTCTTTGTGAAAATCACCGGGCATTTCTTTGCCAGCCAG ACTGCACAGAGGAAGATCCGGGAGATCATTCAGCAGGTCAAACAGCAGGAACAGAAACACCAGCAGGGCGCCGCTGTGTCACCGCACTACTCCAAGTGA